A stretch of Flexivirga aerilata DNA encodes these proteins:
- a CDS encoding MarR family winged helix-turn-helix transcriptional regulator: MTAETPLPTAEILRTLAVPARWRAYEALRNFGSMRGRDVAKLVKVSEGSMLAHLRELERIGFVTSTGDASKSRAQVWSAVAGGVRLMEYDRTEDYAVEADAWLKVRLEAQADVLQDWVTVAGNWPRDWQSAAEMYDSFLHLTRDELVELGNELHELMDRWHNAHSAPGPGTKPVAVSTNAVPYPHSYDPPE; this comes from the coding sequence ATGACTGCCGAGACCCCGCTGCCCACCGCGGAGATCCTGCGAACCCTCGCGGTGCCCGCCCGCTGGCGCGCCTACGAAGCCCTGCGCAACTTCGGATCGATGCGTGGCCGTGACGTCGCCAAGCTGGTCAAGGTCTCCGAGGGGTCGATGCTCGCCCACCTGCGCGAGCTGGAGCGGATCGGCTTCGTCACCTCCACCGGCGACGCGAGCAAGTCCCGGGCGCAGGTCTGGTCCGCGGTCGCCGGCGGCGTCCGGCTCATGGAGTACGACCGCACCGAGGACTACGCGGTGGAAGCGGACGCATGGCTCAAGGTGCGCCTCGAGGCGCAGGCCGACGTCCTCCAGGACTGGGTCACGGTCGCCGGGAACTGGCCGCGGGACTGGCAGTCGGCCGCCGAGATGTACGACAGCTTCCTGCACCTCACCCGCGACGAACTCGTCGAGCTCGGCAACGAACTGCACGAGCTGATGGACCGCTGGCACAACGCACACAGCGCCCCCGGGCCCGGCACCAAGCCGGTCGCCGTCTCGACCAACGCCGTGCCCTACCCGCACAGCTACGACCCGCCGGAGTGA
- the murJ gene encoding murein biosynthesis integral membrane protein MurJ, which produces MTDDSRPSLGQLYSQHAAPPRPPQAPESGASLGALYAEWIGEDSGYLPVADPEVVAARRAQLEADAAAGSGVPTDAATGAAGPDAGTAIPGQEQSAGGGIGRASAIMAAGTLVSRMLGFVRTILLGALILDTVGNVWTTANQLPNAIYLLLAGGVINAVLVPQITRALTHKDGGQAYTDRLLTLAMTILLGATIVFTAASPLVFKIGYVASSGDTFKLGVVFTLICMPQLFFYGLYTLFGEVLNARSRFGALMWAPALANIFAIAGIVWLLVTADHRPVRDPGDWTTTQTLILAGSATLGIVAQALVLIVPLRRSGYRWRPNFTFRGVGLRATSKIAGWASAAVVVQQIGVQIVNNNVLNSQPTANQAQSYAFLFFMLPHSLVTLSLITALFTRMSRAAHAGSTRAVTEDARLSLRLSSVATIAATFGALVAAGPLAHFFYGAELGTAVERQTIAMMLGIVPFTVIVVVQRVFFAYEDARTPFVMQVVCTIVTAIFAIPSLLLPGAWVGVGVALAGSIAYVVEAYFGFRWLRQRRLPRLHIVDVMQTWVRLAVSGVLALVVAFAVRYALSFVLGDSTRTANLVILVGAAVSFMALYVVIARRLHVREVEELVSVVLSKLGGVRRLVSR; this is translated from the coding sequence ATGACTGACGACAGCCGCCCGAGCCTGGGACAGCTGTATTCGCAGCACGCCGCCCCGCCCCGTCCGCCGCAGGCGCCGGAGTCGGGCGCGAGCCTCGGCGCGCTCTACGCCGAGTGGATCGGCGAGGACTCCGGCTACCTGCCCGTCGCCGACCCGGAGGTGGTCGCCGCCCGGCGTGCGCAGCTCGAGGCCGACGCCGCCGCCGGGTCCGGTGTGCCGACCGACGCCGCGACCGGCGCGGCCGGTCCGGACGCGGGCACCGCCATACCCGGGCAGGAGCAGTCGGCGGGCGGCGGCATCGGCCGGGCGAGCGCGATCATGGCGGCCGGCACGCTGGTGTCGCGGATGCTCGGCTTCGTGCGCACCATCCTGCTCGGCGCGCTGATCCTCGACACCGTCGGCAACGTCTGGACCACCGCCAACCAGTTGCCCAACGCGATCTACCTGCTGCTCGCCGGCGGTGTGATCAACGCGGTGCTGGTGCCGCAGATCACCCGGGCGTTGACCCACAAGGACGGCGGCCAGGCCTACACCGACCGGCTGCTCACGCTCGCGATGACGATCCTGCTCGGCGCGACGATCGTCTTCACCGCGGCGTCGCCGCTGGTGTTCAAGATCGGCTACGTCGCCTCCAGCGGCGACACGTTCAAGCTCGGCGTCGTCTTCACGCTGATCTGTATGCCGCAGCTGTTCTTCTACGGCCTCTACACGCTGTTCGGCGAGGTGCTCAACGCGCGCAGCCGGTTCGGGGCGCTGATGTGGGCGCCGGCGCTTGCCAACATCTTCGCGATCGCCGGCATCGTCTGGCTGCTGGTCACCGCGGACCACCGGCCGGTGCGCGACCCGGGCGACTGGACGACCACGCAGACGTTGATCCTCGCCGGCAGCGCGACCCTCGGCATCGTCGCGCAGGCCCTGGTGCTGATCGTGCCGCTGCGCCGGTCGGGTTACCGCTGGCGGCCCAACTTCACCTTCCGCGGGGTCGGCCTGCGCGCCACGTCCAAGATCGCCGGCTGGGCGTCCGCCGCGGTGGTGGTGCAGCAGATCGGCGTGCAGATCGTCAACAACAACGTGCTCAACTCGCAGCCGACCGCCAACCAGGCGCAGAGCTACGCGTTCCTCTTCTTCATGCTGCCGCACTCGCTGGTCACGCTGAGCCTGATCACCGCCCTCTTCACCCGTATGTCGCGGGCCGCGCACGCCGGCTCGACCCGCGCGGTGACCGAGGACGCGCGCCTCAGTCTGCGGCTGTCGTCGGTGGCGACGATCGCGGCCACCTTCGGCGCCCTGGTCGCCGCGGGTCCACTGGCGCACTTCTTCTACGGCGCCGAGCTCGGCACCGCGGTCGAGCGGCAGACGATCGCGATGATGCTCGGCATCGTGCCGTTCACCGTGATCGTGGTGGTGCAGCGGGTGTTCTTCGCCTACGAGGACGCCCGCACACCGTTCGTCATGCAGGTCGTGTGCACGATCGTGACCGCGATTTTCGCCATACCGTCGCTGCTGCTGCCGGGGGCCTGGGTCGGCGTCGGCGTCGCGCTCGCCGGCTCGATCGCGTACGTCGTGGAGGCCTACTTCGGCTTCCGGTGGCTGCGGCAGCGGCGCCTGCCGCGGTTGCACATCGTCGACGTGATGCAGACCTGGGTGCGCCTCGCCGTCTCCGGCGTGCTCGCCCTGGTGGTGGCCTTCGCGGTGCGTTATGCGCTGTCGTTCGTCCTCGGCGACTCCACCCGCACCGCCAACCTGGTCATCCTCGTCGGTGCGGCGGTCAGCTTCATGGCGTTGTACGTCGTGATCGCCCGCCGCTTGCACGTGCGTGAGGTGGAGGAGCTGGTCAGCGTCGTGCTGAGCAAGCTCGGCGGGGTGCGCCGGCTGGTGTCGCGATGA